AATGGGTTGGAAAGATATGCAAAAAAGTGGGCGTGATGTGGAAAAAATAGTGCTTGCTAAGGCATTAAATCTAGCCTTAGAAGAAAAGATTTTTACCTATAATAATAAAACAATTGTGTTTTAAGGTTTATTTGCCATTTAAAATTTCTTTGATTGCCTGAATGCGTTTTGTATCGCTTGGGTGTGTAGATAAGAAGTCTGAGCCACCTTTGCTTTTTGCTGCCATTTTTTGCCAAAAAGTGATTGCTGCTTGTGTGTTATAACCTGCTTTTTGCATTAAAGTGATTCCAACTTCATCTGCCTCTAGCTCGTGAGAGCGACTAAAAGGAAGCATTACGCCAACATTGCTACCTATATTGTATGCTTGATTAAAAAGTGAAGCGTATTCTGGAGTTTGTGATTGCACAACAAGCCCCAAGATACTGCCGCCAATTTGGCGGATATTTTGCATACTCATTCTCTCTGCCCCGTGTCTTAAAATGGTGTGTGCAATCTCGTGAGAGAGAACAACAGCAAGCTCATCATCATTGCTAACAAGCTCAAGCAAACCTGTATAAACAAAGACTTTTCCTCCGGGCAAGCAAAAGGCATTAATCTGTTTATCTTCTAAAACATAAAATTCCCATTGAAAATCAGGGCGATTGGAAACATTTGCGATTTTGCTTCCAACGCGTTGTGCCATTTTAATTTGTGTGGTATTGTTGCTAATCTTAGCGCTTTTTAAAATCTCTTTAGCGCTTTGTTCTCCTAGAGAGATTTCTTGTTGATTGCTTAAGAGCATAAGTTGTGAGCGATTTGTGTAATCTGTTGAAGCGCATCCATAGAAGAAAATAAATGTTATTGCAAGTAATAAGTAGTGCATAGATTTCCTTGTAAAAATTTTGCGTATATTTTATACAAAATTTTTAAATGGAATCTAAAATTATGTGATTTTAAAAAAGATTAAGTTTAAAGTTACATAATTTCTTAAAAAAGGAGGTGTAATGGATTTATTTGCACATAAAGATATTTTAAAGGTAAAAGAAAAAAATACGATAGAAGTTAGAAATCCAGCTACACAAGAGATTTTAGCTTATATTAAAAAAACAGATAAAAATGCATTAAAAAAAATTATTTATAACGCAAGTAAAGCGCAAAAAGAATGGGCAAACATTTTAGCTGAAGAGAGAGCAGATGCGCTAATGCGTTTTTTTAATCTAATGCTAGAACATAAAGATTTTTTAGCAGAGATTATGACAAAAGAGCAGGGCAAGCCTTTAAGTGAAGCTAGGGGTGAGATTGTTTATGCAGCTTCGTTTATTAAATGGTTTGCAGAAGAGGCACGCCATATTTGTGGGGATATTATGGAATCCAAAATGCAAGGACAAAAACTAATGACTATAAAACAGCCCATTGGTGTGTGTGCGGCAATTACGCCTTGGAATTTTCCATCGGCAATGATTACACGCAAGATTGCTCCAGCATTAGCAAGCGGCTGTGCTATTATCGTAAAATCCTCTTCTTTAACACCGCTTAGTGCGTATGCGCTTGAATTGCTTGCAAAAGAAGCCAAAATTCCAAAAGGCATTTTTGTGGTGGTTAATGGTGATTCTAATGTGATTGGTGATGAATTGTGCGAGAATGAGATTGTGCGTAAATTAAGCTTCACTGGCTCAACAGAAGTTGGAGCAAAGTTGTATGCAAAGTGTGCAAAGAGTATTAAAAAGCTTAGTATGGAGCTTGGTGGGAATGCCCCTTTTATTGTCTTTGATGATGCAAATTTAAAGGAAGCAGTGCAAGGGATAATGGCTTCAAAATTTCGCAATAGCGGTCAAACTTGTGTGTGTGCAAACCGCATTTATGCACAAAGTGGAATCTATCCTAAGCTATGTGTGGAGTTAGAAAAAGCAATGCAAGAATTAAAAGTGGGGAATGGATTGGAAGAAGGTGTTAATCAAGGACCTTTAATTAGTCAAAACGCTTTAGAAAAAGTCAAAGAACACATCGCCGATGCGCTCAAAAAAGGGGCGAAACTTCTAAAAGGAGGCAAGGAACATACGCTTAGTGGAACTTACTTTGAGCCTACATTAATCTGTAATGTGGAATCTAATATGCTGGTGGCAAAGGAAGAAACTTTTGGACCGCTAGCACCGATTTTTAAATTTGAAAGTGAAGAAGAAGTTATTACTATGGCAAATGATACAGAATTTGGCTTGGCGGCGTATTTTTTCACACAAGATTATAAGCGACAATGGCGTGTTGCTGAAGCATTAGAATATGGAATGGTAGGGATTAACACAGGGTTAATTTCTAATGAAGTTGCTCCCTTTGGTGGCGTTAAACACAGCGGTTTAGGGAGAGAAGGTTCAAAATATGGATTAGAAGAATATATGGAGCTTAAATATTTATGCTTAAGCTTAACGTGAGTTTGGCTATAATTGCGCTTTGAATTTTTAAATAAAAGGTTTTTCTTTGCGAGTATTGTTTGAAAAATTGATGTGGAATGCGCGGTTGTTTATTATTTTGGCGGTGATTTTATCGCTTGTGGGTTCAATCTTGCTTTTCGTTGTGGCAAGTGTGGATATTATAAAAGCGGCAAAACAGACTTATTTATATTATATTGGAGCATTATGGGAGGGAGCAGATATTCATAATATTTTGCTAAACTCTATTATTATGGCGATTGATTTGTATCTTATTGCTGTGGTGCTTTTAATCTTTGCCTTTGGTTTGTATGAATTATTTATTAACAAAATTGAAGTTAAAGATGAGAGTCAATCTAAAGTATTAGAGATTCATACACTAGATCAACTTAAAGATAAGCTTGCAAAAGTGATTGTTATGGCGTTAATTGTTGCGTTTTTCTCAAAGGTGTTAAATATGGGAATGAAAACAACGCAAGATATGTTGTTTTTTGCGATTTCTATTTTATCGCTTGCTGTTGGGCTGTATTTCTTACACAAAGATTCCAAACATTAAGGAAGTGTGATGAAAACCTTAAAAGATTGGTTAAAAGTTGGAATCCTTTTTTGTATTTTAAGCGCAATGGCGCAAGCAAAGGATTTACAAGTAGTTCAGAGTTTTAGTGCAAACTTTGAACAAAGGGTACATTCTGCTGATAACAAAGGAAGCACACTAAAATATACAGGCACTCTAAAGGCATTAGCCCCAACTAGCGTGCTATGGAAGTATGAAACGCCTATTCCAAAAGAGATTTATATTGATAATGGCACAATGATTATCTTTGAGCCAAAGCTTCAACAGGCAATTTTCACACAATTACAAGAAAATATGGATTTGCTAAGTTTGCTTAAAAAAGCAAAAAAAATTAAAGAAAATCATTATGAAGCGGTGATTTTAGGGCAAAAATACATTCTATTGCTTAAAGATGGAATCTTAAAAGAATTGCGTTTTGTTGATGCTCTAGGCAATAAAGTAGAGATTGTTTTTACTAAGATTGTGATTAATAGCAAGATTGATGAAGGCATTTTTGAGTTTAATCCCGCTGGAGATATTGATATTATCTATCATTAAAGAGTGTGTAAAATTGGTAAAAATTTGTGAATTTTCTCTAAAAATTTAAATATTTTTTGACTTATTTGTAGAAAAGTGCGTTAGAATAGAACTTGATTCAATCTTATTTAAGGAGTCAAGTATGGGAACAATTACACTTATTAATAATGAAACAGGTGAAAAGTTTGACTTTGATTTAATTGACTGCACAAGGGGACCTAAAGCGGTTGATTTTAGTAAGTTGTTTGAGCGCACAAATATTTTTTCTTATGACCCGGGATATGGTTCAACAGCGGGTTGTGAATCTACAATTAGTTTTGTAGATGGTAAAAATGGGCGTTTGCTTTATAAGGGCTTGCCCATTGAAGAAGTAGTAGAAAAATATCGCTTCACCGATGTTGCAAAACTTTTGATTACAGGGGAAGTGCCAAAAGATGAGAAGGAATCTAAAGAGTTTGATTTGGAATTGCGTCATCGTGGGTTTTTACACGAAGGGCTAATTAATATCTTTAGCGCATTCCCAGATGGCGGACATCCTATGGCAAATCTAAGCTCCGCTGTTGCGGCACTCTCTACATTCCATTTTGATCACAATGAAATGGAAGAAGAAGATGATTATCAAACAATGGCGCGTAGAATCATCGCAAAAATCACAACTTTAGTCGCATTTTCTTATCGTAATTCTATTGGAGCACCTTTTATCTATCCAGATATTAGTAGGGATTATGTGGAAAACTTTTTGTATATGTTGCGTGCATATCCCGGAGGCAAGCTAAAATACACACTTAAGGGAGAAGAAGAGATTACCCCATTAGAAGTTGAGGCGTTAGATAAAATCTTTACACTTCACGCTGATCACGGGCAAAATGCTTCTACAACAACGGTGCGTAATGTTGCTTCCACAGGTGTGCATCCTTATGCAGCAATCTCTGCGGGCATTAACGCGCTTTGGGGACCAGCACATGGGGGAGCAAATGAAAAGGTTTTAGTTCAACTTGCAGAAATTGGCGATGTGAAAAATGTAGAGAAATTCGTAGCACGCGCAAAAGATAAAAACGATCCTTTTAGACTTATGGGCTTTGGACATCGCGTGTATAAAAGCTATGATCCACGCGCAAAGGCGATTAAAGCATTAAAAGATGAGCTTGATAAAAAAGGTATTAGAATGAATGCGCGTTTTAGTGAGATTGCTGAAAAATTAGAAGAAGTGGCATTGAGTGATGATTATTTTAAAGAGAGAAATTTGTATCCTAATGTGGATTTTTATAGTGGGATTATTTTAACAGCACTTAGGATTCCTGTGTCGCTATTTACGCCAATTTTTGTGATTGGTAGAATGCCCGGTTGGTGCGCACAAGTAATGGAACATATCAAAAATCCACACGCAAGAATTACGCGTCCAAGACAAGTTTATTTGGGTAAATAAAGCTTAAGAGGTAAAGAGTGATTTTATTTTTTATGCGATACAATGCGCGCTAATTTTTAAGTTAGGAAAGATAATGCAAGAATGGAATCCTAAAAGTTGGCGTAGCAAAGTCGCTTTACAACAGCCTATTTACAATGATTTAGAAGTGTTAAATCGCATTCAAGATAAACTTAGTAAATATCCGCCATTAGTGTTTGCTGGGGAAGCAAGATCGCTAAAAGCACACTTGGCAAAGGTTTCACGCGGGGAAGCATTTTTGCTACAAGGTGGCGATTGTGCGGAGAGTTTTGCGGATTTTAATGCAGTAAGAATTAGGGATTTGTTTAAGATTATCTTACAAATGGCAGTGGTTTTAACCTATGCTGGAGCTTGTCCGATTGTAAAAGTTGGACGCCTAGCGGGGCAGTTTGCAAAACCTAGAAGCAGTGATACAGAAACTCTTAATGGAATCACTTTACCTAGTTATCGTGGAGATATTATTAATGGCATAGAATTTAGTGCCAAAGCTAGGGAAGCTAATCCAAATAGGATTTTGCAAGCTTATCATCAATCCGCTGCTACGCTAAATTTAATCCGTGCCTTTGCGCAAGGGGGTTTAGCAGATTTAAATCAAGTGCAAAAGTGGAATCTTGATTTTGTCAATAATGCTCAAAGTGAGAGATTTTGCGAAATGGCAGATAAAATCACGCAAGCCTTAGCGTTTATGGAAGCGTGCGGAATCACAGCAAAAAATACTCCAACCTTACACGAAACGGAGTTTTTTACTTCACATGAAGCATTGCTTTTAAATTATGAAGAAGCCTTGACGCGCAAGGACCATTTGACAGGTGATTGGTATGATTGTTCAGCACATATGTTATGGATTGGAGAGCGCACACGCAATTTAGACGGAGCGCATTTGGAGTTTTTGCGTGGCGTTGGAAATCCTTTGGGGGTAAAAATTGGACCAAATGCTACAAAAGATGATATTTTAGGGATTTGTGAGATTTTAAATCCAAGCAATGAAGCAGGACGATTAAATTTTATTGTTAGAATGGGCGCAAGCACAATCCTTGATAGACTTCCAAAGCTTTTGGAATCCATTAAGAGCGAGGGTAAAGAGATTGTATGGAGCATTGATCCAATGCACGGCAATACAATAAAAGCAAGTAGCGGTTATAAAACCCGTTCTTTTGATAGTATTTTAAGTGAAGTGAAAGCATTTTTTGAAATCCACAAAAGTGTCGGCACTTATGCAGGTGGCGTGCATTTGGAGATGACAGGAGAAGATGTGACAGAGTGTGTGGGAGGAATGCAAGCAATCACGGAAGAAAATTTGGGTTGCAACTATAATACACAATGTGATCCGCGCTTAAATGCAAGCCAAGCCATTGAACTTTCCTTTTTAATCGCTGATGTTCTAAAACAAAGGCGCATTTAACTCAAGGATTCCATATTCTAAAATATGGAATCCAAAATCAAACTGCTTTGTAAAATATTAAAGGACGCTTATTATTTTTTTAATTTTTTATAAAACTTTGTTTAAAAATAGCTAAAATTATGATACAATTCTGAAATTTTTAAATCTATCGCTAAGGATAAAAGGTATGAGAATTTTGATTATTGAAGATGAAGTTAGTCTTAATAAGACTATTACAGAGGGCTTAAATGAGTTTAGTTATCAAACAGATGTTGCAGAAAACTTAAAAGATGGTGAGTATTATATTAGTATTCGTAATTATGATTTGGTGCTTGCAGATTGGATGTTACCTGATGGTAGTGGATTAGAGATTATTAATCAAGTTAAGAATAAATCTCCACGCACAGCAGTTGTGGTAATTTCTGCAAAAGATGATGCGCAAAGCGAAGTGGAAGCATTAAGAGCGGGTGCAGATGACTTTTTAGCAAAACCTTTTGATTTTAGCGTTTTAGTTGCTAGAATTGAGGCGCGTTTGCGTTTTGGCGGAACAAATCTTATTGAAATTGAAGATTTAGTAATTAATCCTGATGAAGAGAAGATTACTTATAAAGGACAAGAGATTGAGCTTAAAGGTAAGCCTTTTGAAGTATTAACACATCTTGCACGCCATAGAGATCAAATTGTTTCAAAAGAGCAATTACTAGATGCAATTTGGGAAGAGCCAGAGCTTGTAACGCCAAATGTTATTGAAGTGGCAATCAATCAAATTCGCCAAAAAATGGACAAGCCTTTAAATATCGCAACGATTGAAACAGTAAGGCGCAGAGGTTATAGATTCTGCTATCCAAAGAGCGTTTAATCTCTTGCAAAAGCTCTTTTTATATATTTGTATCGCCCTTGTGGCGGTATTTTCTACTTTTTTTTATGCGTGCTTACACATTGTAACTTATCAAAATATAGAATCCAAATTACAACAAACTATCAAACAAGATCCCTTTAATGAAAAAATTTCGCAAATTCAACAAGATATTAGCCAAGAAGTTAGGAATCTAGAAACTTTTGGTATTGTGCTAGTAGCGTTAAATTGCGCATTTTGGATTCTAATTATAACGCTATTGTGGAAAGAAAAGCAAAGATTAAAGACAACTATTGCAACTCTAAATACACTAAGTGAGCCTAGCGCATTTAAATATTTGGAGAAAAATCCCCTAGAACAAGCTTTGAAGGGATTGTTAGAGCGCATACAAGAGTATTATGAAATCCAAAAACAACTTTATAGTGGGATTGTACACGAGTTAAAAACGCCCTTAGCAGTGATTAAAGCCAAATGCGAAGTTACCTTGTTAAAACCGCGCGAAAATGTAGTTTATATCAATGCCCTAAAAGAAAATATACAAAGTGTCAATGTAGCGCAAGCTAGCATTAAGGCGTTGTTTGATTTGCAAAACTGCCAAATCCACAAAGAAAGCCCCAAAAAGCTTGTTATCCAAAACGAACTAGAGAATATCACAAGAGATTTTGCTTTGTTGCATAAAGATAGAAAGTTTGATTACAAGCTTCAAGCACAAGGCTTAGAGCTAGCAATTCAGCCATCACTTTTAAGACAGATTATTCAAAACTTTCTGCAAAATGCTTTCAAATTTACCCCAAAAGATAAGGCAGTTTCTTTAAAAAGCTATGTGGAAAATGGAATCTTAAAAATAGAAGTTTTAGATGAAGGATGTGGAATTGCCACTAATTTTGATGTTTTTGCGCCTTTTAAAAAGAATGGAGAGCAAGAGGGAATAGGGCTTGGGCTGTTTTTGGCTAAAAGGGCAGCACAGGCTCTAGGTGGAGAAATCAAACTAGAAAATCGCAAGGATACACAAGGGGCTATTGCAACTTTTACGCTTAAAATTTAGTTTCTATTTTAGGAACAGAAATTGCTACAACACTTGTATTAAGGAGTTGTTATGCAAAGGATTGTTTTAAGTGTGTTAATGCTCTCTAGTGTGGCGTTTGCTGCTCCAAAAGTGGATTTTAAAAATGCTTGTGTGCCTTTAGCGCAGTTTTCAAAGTCTCAAAAAGAAGTGCTTTTACGCTCTTATCTTGCAGGAGAGAGTGAGGGGTTTGGACTGACGCTTGCAGCCATTGCGTGGAAAGAATCTTGCGCAGGTGAGTATAAAATGAATTTTCAAGATCCAAGTGCTGGTAATTTTCACGCCTATATTCCGGGCGTGATTAATCGCTACCCACAATTAAAACAAAATGGTTTTACGCAAAATATGGTAGGCGCAATGCTTGTAGAAGATGATGAGTTTGCTGCAAAAATCGCTATTTTGGAGCTAAAGTTTTGGCAAAAAGAACATAAAGGCAATTGGAAAAATATTATTAAGTCTTACAACAAAGGTTATAGCTGGAAAAAAAGCCAAAGCGCAAATACGCAAGCTGAGAAATATTATCAAGAAGTTGCGTGGCGCATTAGAGAGTTAGAATCCTATTTTAAAGGACGGGATATAAAACAAGTAGCATTAGAGCTTCCAAAGGCGCATAAGGAATACAAAAAAGCAAAGGAACAAGACAAGCAAGAAAACTTCTATGCTTATGAGAAAGATTTAGCTTCAAATGATTTTAAGTTTTTACCCATTTATCAAGTAGGCAATGAATTTGCAGCACCTTATACACCTAAAAAAACAGTATTAAAAGACTTTGAATTGTTAGAGATTTATTGATTGCATTAATTAAAATAGAAATGTTTATTAAATTTGTTACTAAAAGTAACTTTAACTTCAAATTTACTTTACTTTAAAAATTCTAATAAATCCCTATTAAATGGAATCTGATTTTATTTCTTAGAATATTATCTTTATAAAATATAAAATTTAATAATATTATTTTATTTATTTTTTAAAAAATAAATTGTAGATTTACAAAATTTTTAAAAAAGGAGAAAGAAGATGCAATACACTTCAAAAAGAAATTTTTCTTACAATAAACTTGCTGGGTTGTTTATTGTTGGATTATCAACTCAATTATTAGCTGCGGGGGGGGGGGGCTTTTCTAGATAGCCAAAATTTAGAATCTAGTCCTACATCTACTTCAAAAACACTAAATTCTACACAAACCAAAAATACAGATCCTTTTAAAGGCGAGGGAAACAAAACAGAATTAAATGCTGGAGAAAAAATCAATCAAGATATAACTCTTAACGGGGGAGGAAATATCCCTGGTGTGCCACCAACACCTTCACCTTCACAAACATTTATTCTTTCAAAAAATGGTGAAATTTTAGGTAATATTGATATGGAAAAAGGCGTGACAGGTCTTGGAAATACTCTTGGAATAAATTTATATGGAGATAAGGCATTGATGAGCGGAAATATCAATGCAAAAGCGGGACAAGCCTTTATAGCACTTAGGGGAGGTTCTAAAATCACTGGAAATATTAATATAGGGGAAAACGGATTTACCAAATTCGTTATTACAAATAGCCCATCTATTGCTGGACAAAACCATCATAATAACCCTCCAGAAATTGGAACAAATACTATTTCTAGCAAAATAACCGTAAATAAGCTTGGAATGTTAAATATTAGAGCTGAGAATGATAAGGCTTTCAAGATTAATGGTTCTATTGATAACAATGGCGGTATTGTTAATTTGGCAAGCTATAGAAATAGATTCGTTGGTGGAACATATAAGTGTGGTGAAAACAATAATCATACTTGTATAGTTAATGGATACACAATGGAAATGCAAGATGGCTTTATATTTTCTAAAACTGGTGATTACCATTTTAAAAACACAAATGGTGGAAAAATAGGGCTTCATTCTTGGAATTTTACAGAAAGTGGTAGAATCATTATTGATACTGATGGGCAGGATAAGAGAGAAGAGAATCTTAAAAATGTAAAGTTTGGAGAGTTTAATGAGTTTCCGGATCATCCTAATTATCCAAATTTTGTGCGTCCAAAGGAAGAAGAAACAATAACAGAGATGTCAGGTGCTCAGTCCATAAAAACAGATACTAAAACTACACCTATAACCATCACCCTCTTTGGCGATGATAAAATCTTCGCTAAAGGCTCTTATGTCCAATATCTTGTTTTAACCCCTGAAGAAGAAAAAAGAATCTGTAACAATGGAAATTGTGGTGATGTTAATAAAGGCACAGGTATCTATGATAAAGACGGCAGACATAATGTAGCAGGACATTTTATTGAAGGGGGAGCAGGAGCTAATGGAGAAAGTAACTTTGCAACCTTACTCCATGAAGGAAAAGTCATTAAACTTAGTGTTGGTGGTGGAGATACTATTGCACCTGTTGTTCAAGCAGATGGTTTAATTGGTGAATTAAAAGTTAATGATGATACTCCCGGCTCCACTATTGGTTCTAATCAAATTAATGCACTAAATACTAATATGACACAAACCTTTAACACCCTTAAAGAAATCTCTACTAAAACTTTTAGAACAGAGCATACTAATCTCTCAAGCTATAATACTCTAAAAGAACAAGTAGCTTATGCTCTTTATAATCATTCTAAAAATGCTTCAAAGAATAATTCTTTAGATAACAATCCTACAAACAAGAATCTTTCTAGTAATAATTTAAAAAATCATACCAATAATAATCTCTTGAGTTATAATGCAAAGAATTCTTTAAATGATAATATAAATCTATTGGATAATACTAGTAACCCAGGTAATACAAATATTGCTAGTAATGTAAGTAATATAAATGCTTTGACAAATCCTGCAAGCAACACTTCAGGGAATAACACTTTAAGCAATGTTTCAAATAACACTAACTTAGAAGCTTATGCCACAGATGAACAAATTACTACTTATGCTACTTATGCACAAGCTGGTGCATCTGATGCTTTACTCTATGATGAAATCAATAAAGGCTATACAGATTTAGATCTCTTAAGAGCCTTAGATGATATTTTTATTAAGCAAAATAAAAAAGAAAGTGATCTTTATACTTATGCAGTGCCTTATTATAATTACATTAAAGATAAATCTTTAGGATTAGGCACCACAAAAACAAATAGTTATGGATTGCTAGCTGGAGGACAATTAAATTCTAATTATGGAGTTTATGGCTTTTATATTAATTTAGAAAACTCTAAGAGAGAAAACAACACAACAAGCACAGATACAGATAGCACAAGTTATTTAGCAGGATTAACTTATTACAATGCCTTCCATAGATTTTCTAATAAAGAACTCTATGTTAGTCTTAATACAATGCTAGGAACTACAAAGAGTGATGTCTCTATGATAGATAGTGATTCTTATAAAGATGATTTTGACTTTGATTCATTAAATTATGGAGCAGAACTAAGAGCTGGAGTTAATATTTATAATGTCTTAACTAATAGTTATTGGACACCAGAGTTAGGTTTAATCTATACAGGAATGGCAGTAGATTCTTATGAGATTAAACATACAAAGCTTACAGAATATTATGATAAAACAACAATTAATCTCTTAGAAGGGGTTGCAGGATTAAGATTCCATCACGCTTATAATCAAACTACACGCTTTAATGCAGCACTAGGAGCTAAGTTTAGACTCTATGATGATGCAAAAAGTCAAATGAAAATTGCAGGAGAGACATTAGCAAATCCTTTGTTTGCTACAAGAGATATTAAACTTCCAGATACTTCTTATTATGTGCAATTTGGTCTTGTTAAACTTCTAGGAGATAATGTAGAGTTAAGTCTAAACTATCAAGGAAACTTTGCAAAAGATATTCAAGGACATACTGCCTTTGCTAGAATTGGATATTGGTGGTAAGGAGAGAAAATGCAAAGAATAATACTAACTTTACAACAAGAGAAACAAATAAAACAAAACAAAAGTCTAAGCTATCAAATACAGCAGGCTTTACAACAAAATAAACAAAGCAAACAACAAATAAAACAAGTTAAACAAATCAACAAACAAAACAAAAAGACTTCCTATGAAGTCTTTAAAACAACACTAACTTCTTTTTTAGGATTATGTTTATTAGGAAGTTTAAATCTTGCACAAGCAAAAGACAATTTTAATCCTAGTAAAGAATATAAACAAAATTGTTCTATCTGTCATGGAGCAAATGGATTAAAAGCTCCACCTGGAGGTAGAGAAACACAACTTATTGGTGCAATGCTAAAAGATTATGTGTATCAAAGACTTATTGATTATGCAAGTGATAAAGGAGGAACACCGGGAAATAACTTTATTATGTTTGCAGTAATGGATGAATACCAATACACTAAAGAAGAAATCAAACAACTAGCAGAGTATATTACAGATTTAGGGCATAAGGAGATGGAGTAGGGGGATCTTTCTCTCTAGTTAGGAGCATTTTATAAAATTTTATTCTAAATTCTGCAATAAATCCACAATGCTTTGCTAGAATTATATCTTTAATTTTTAATGTTTAAGGATAAAAATGGAGATGTTTTATAATTTAGTAGGCGCGACAAGTGGGTTTTTATATACTTATTGGCTTGTTTTTGCTCTGATTTTATGTGGGTTGTATTTGACAATTAGGACGCGTTTTATTCAAGTTAGATTTTTAAAAGACGCATTTTTGGTGTTAAAAGAGCGTGGAAACAAGGAACATATTACGCCCTTTGGTGCGTTAATGATTTCTACGGCTTCAAGAGTTGGAATCGGAAATATCGTTGGTGTTTCTGTGGCGATTGCTGGTGGTGGTGTTGGTGCGTTATTTTGGATGTGGATTACTGCTATTGTCGGTGGAGCCAGCGCGTTTGTAGAATCTACTTTAGCGCAAGTATATAAGCGCAGAGATGGAGAACATCACTATAAAGGCGGTCCTGCATA
The Helicobacter winghamensis ATCC BAA-430 DNA segment above includes these coding regions:
- the lolA gene encoding LolA-like outer membrane lipoprotein chaperone; amino-acid sequence: MKTLKDWLKVGILFCILSAMAQAKDLQVVQSFSANFEQRVHSADNKGSTLKYTGTLKALAPTSVLWKYETPIPKEIYIDNGTMIIFEPKLQQAIFTQLQENMDLLSLLKKAKKIKENHYEAVILGQKYILLLKDGILKELRFVDALGNKVEIVFTKIVINSKIDEGIFEFNPAGDIDIIYH
- a CDS encoding M48 family metallopeptidase, coding for MHYLLLAITFIFFYGCASTDYTNRSQLMLLSNQQEISLGEQSAKEILKSAKISNNTTQIKMAQRVGSKIANVSNRPDFQWEFYVLEDKQINAFCLPGGKVFVYTGLLELVSNDDELAVVLSHEIAHTILRHGAERMSMQNIRQIGGSILGLVVQSQTPEYASLFNQAYNIGSNVGVMLPFSRSHELEADEVGITLMQKAGYNTQAAITFWQKMAAKSKGGSDFLSTHPSDTKRIQAIKEILNGK
- the hsrA gene encoding homeostatic response regulator transcription factor HsrA; protein product: MRILIIEDEVSLNKTITEGLNEFSYQTDVAENLKDGEYYISIRNYDLVLADWMLPDGSGLEIINQVKNKSPRTAVVVISAKDDAQSEVEALRAGADDFLAKPFDFSVLVARIEARLRFGGTNLIEIEDLVINPDEEKITYKGQEIELKGKPFEVLTHLARHRDQIVSKEQLLDAIWEEPELVTPNVIEVAINQIRQKMDKPLNIATIETVRRRGYRFCYPKSV
- a CDS encoding NAD-dependent succinate-semialdehyde dehydrogenase, with product MDLFAHKDILKVKEKNTIEVRNPATQEILAYIKKTDKNALKKIIYNASKAQKEWANILAEERADALMRFFNLMLEHKDFLAEIMTKEQGKPLSEARGEIVYAASFIKWFAEEARHICGDIMESKMQGQKLMTIKQPIGVCAAITPWNFPSAMITRKIAPALASGCAIIVKSSSLTPLSAYALELLAKEAKIPKGIFVVVNGDSNVIGDELCENEIVRKLSFTGSTEVGAKLYAKCAKSIKKLSMELGGNAPFIVFDDANLKEAVQGIMASKFRNSGQTCVCANRIYAQSGIYPKLCVELEKAMQELKVGNGLEEGVNQGPLISQNALEKVKEHIADALKKGAKLLKGGKEHTLSGTYFEPTLICNVESNMLVAKEETFGPLAPIFKFESEEEVITMANDTEFGLAAYFFTQDYKRQWRVAEALEYGMVGINTGLISNEVAPFGGVKHSGLGREGSKYGLEEYMELKYLCLSLT
- a CDS encoding YqhA family protein → MWNARLFIILAVILSLVGSILLFVVASVDIIKAAKQTYLYYIGALWEGADIHNILLNSIIMAIDLYLIAVVLLIFAFGLYELFINKIEVKDESQSKVLEIHTLDQLKDKLAKVIVMALIVAFFSKVLNMGMKTTQDMLFFAISILSLAVGLYFLHKDSKH
- a CDS encoding class II 3-deoxy-7-phosphoheptulonate synthase — encoded protein: MQEWNPKSWRSKVALQQPIYNDLEVLNRIQDKLSKYPPLVFAGEARSLKAHLAKVSRGEAFLLQGGDCAESFADFNAVRIRDLFKIILQMAVVLTYAGACPIVKVGRLAGQFAKPRSSDTETLNGITLPSYRGDIINGIEFSAKAREANPNRILQAYHQSAATLNLIRAFAQGGLADLNQVQKWNLDFVNNAQSERFCEMADKITQALAFMEACGITAKNTPTLHETEFFTSHEALLLNYEEALTRKDHLTGDWYDCSAHMLWIGERTRNLDGAHLEFLRGVGNPLGVKIGPNATKDDILGICEILNPSNEAGRLNFIVRMGASTILDRLPKLLESIKSEGKEIVWSIDPMHGNTIKASSGYKTRSFDSILSEVKAFFEIHKSVGTYAGGVHLEMTGEDVTECVGGMQAITEENLGCNYNTQCDPRLNASQAIELSFLIADVLKQRRI
- a CDS encoding citrate synthase — encoded protein: MGTITLINNETGEKFDFDLIDCTRGPKAVDFSKLFERTNIFSYDPGYGSTAGCESTISFVDGKNGRLLYKGLPIEEVVEKYRFTDVAKLLITGEVPKDEKESKEFDLELRHRGFLHEGLINIFSAFPDGGHPMANLSSAVAALSTFHFDHNEMEEEDDYQTMARRIIAKITTLVAFSYRNSIGAPFIYPDISRDYVENFLYMLRAYPGGKLKYTLKGEEEITPLEVEALDKIFTLHADHGQNASTTTVRNVASTGVHPYAAISAGINALWGPAHGGANEKVLVQLAEIGDVKNVEKFVARAKDKNDPFRLMGFGHRVYKSYDPRAKAIKALKDELDKKGIRMNARFSEIAEKLEEVALSDDYFKERNLYPNVDFYSGIILTALRIPVSLFTPIFVIGRMPGWCAQVMEHIKNPHARITRPRQVYLGK